The following are encoded in a window of Algiphilus aromaticivorans DG1253 genomic DNA:
- a CDS encoding cytochrome P450: MTEIGAQQTLEEAGDAGAIPLDWIDVSNPELFRDDAMWGLFQRLRAEDPVHYCADSRFGPYWSVTKFKDIMQVETHPEIYSSDWRYGGITIMDDNTVAKLPMFIAMDPPKHDEQRKVVSPIVAPDNLARLEGLIRQRTADALDELPVNETFDWVERVSINLTTKMLATIFDFPFEDRHLLTHWSDIATTLPGAGLIDSEEERYVEMQACAEYMTRLWNARVNAEPGADVISMLAHSDKTRDMTPEEFLGNIFLLIVGGNDTTRNSMSGGLLAFNRFPNEYRKLCANPELVSSAVPEIVRWQTPLAYMRRTATQDTELRGKRIRKGDKVVMWYVSGNRDEESIDDPEAFIIDRARPRHHLSFGFGIHRCVGNRLAELQIRILWEGLLQRWPDPMQIEVVGEPKRVESSFVKGYESLPVRINA, encoded by the coding sequence ATGACCGAAATCGGAGCCCAGCAAACGCTGGAAGAGGCCGGCGACGCCGGCGCCATACCGCTCGACTGGATCGACGTCAGCAATCCGGAGCTGTTCCGGGACGACGCGATGTGGGGCCTTTTTCAGCGGCTGCGGGCGGAGGACCCTGTCCATTACTGCGCCGACAGCCGGTTTGGCCCGTACTGGTCCGTGACCAAGTTCAAGGACATCATGCAGGTCGAAACCCATCCGGAGATCTATTCCTCGGATTGGCGCTATGGCGGTATCACGATCATGGACGACAACACCGTTGCAAAACTGCCCATGTTCATCGCTATGGACCCGCCGAAGCATGACGAGCAGCGCAAGGTCGTGAGCCCGATCGTGGCGCCGGACAATCTGGCAAGGCTGGAGGGGTTGATCCGGCAGCGTACCGCCGACGCCCTTGACGAACTCCCCGTCAACGAGACCTTCGACTGGGTGGAAAGGGTGTCGATCAACCTGACCACCAAGATGTTGGCCACGATCTTCGACTTTCCCTTCGAGGACCGGCATCTGTTAACCCACTGGTCCGATATCGCGACCACCCTGCCCGGGGCCGGTCTGATTGATAGCGAGGAGGAGCGGTACGTCGAAATGCAAGCCTGCGCCGAGTACATGACGCGGCTGTGGAACGCACGCGTGAATGCCGAGCCGGGGGCCGACGTCATCTCAATGTTGGCGCACTCTGACAAGACGCGTGACATGACGCCGGAAGAATTCCTCGGCAACATCTTCCTGCTCATCGTCGGCGGTAACGACACCACTCGCAATTCGATGAGCGGCGGCCTGCTGGCTTTCAACCGCTTCCCCAACGAATACCGCAAACTCTGCGCCAATCCGGAATTGGTCTCGTCGGCGGTGCCGGAAATCGTTCGCTGGCAGACGCCACTGGCATACATGCGGCGCACGGCGACTCAAGACACCGAGTTGCGCGGCAAGCGAATACGGAAGGGGGACAAGGTGGTGATGTGGTACGTATCCGGCAACCGCGACGAGGAGAGCATCGACGATCCGGAGGCGTTCATCATCGACCGCGCCCGCCCGCGTCATCATTTGTCCTTCGGCTTCGGGATTCACCGCTGCGTGGGCAACCGCCTCGCGGAACTGCAGATCCGGATCCTGTGGGAGGGGTTGTTGCAGCGCTGGCCCGATCCCATGCAGATCGAGGTGGTCGGCGAGCCCAAGCGGGTCGAATCGAGTTTCGTGAAGGGCTACGAATCCCTACCGGTGCGCATCAACGCCTGA
- a CDS encoding 2Fe-2S iron-sulfur cluster-binding protein, which yields MSKITFVEFNGTVREVEAVDGSSIMEAAVGNMVPGIDGDCGGECACATCHVHIDPAWRDKLPPMSDMENSMLDLTDERDERSRLGCQIKLGPGLSGIVVQTPLGQH from the coding sequence ATGAGCAAGATTACGTTCGTGGAATTCAACGGCACGGTTAGAGAGGTCGAGGCGGTCGACGGCAGCAGCATTATGGAAGCGGCCGTGGGCAATATGGTGCCCGGCATTGACGGTGATTGCGGCGGCGAGTGCGCCTGCGCCACCTGCCACGTCCACATTGATCCGGCTTGGCGCGACAAGTTGCCGCCCATGAGTGATATGGAGAATTCAATGCTCGATCTTACCGACGAGCGCGACGAGCGCTCGCGTCTCGGTTGCCAGATCAAGCTTGGACCCGGGTTGTCGGGCATCGTCGTGCAGACGCCTTTGGGCCAGCATTGA
- the hslO gene encoding Hsp33 family molecular chaperone HslO — MSTVRDLQTEHAPDEQLTGFHLPEYGVRGAILRAGEGVPAMVARDGHPPDVQRLLGELLAAGPLMAANLKFRGRMGLQIQNSAELALLLVQTEDDLRTRGMARVRSDTGGAGDFAQLTRDGVFGVTLEPKSGQSYQAMVPLGSASCEQALEAYFAQSEQLPTRFVLATDGERVAGLMLQRLPGVGAEADAGWAHVEALVDTLGGEELIAQSPAVILKRLFHAEDLQLHAPRQVAIACSCSHAKVSRVLLSLGEDEVRDILAEQGSVTVHCDFCGQGYHYDPAQIQTLFAAVNASATDPVPPSGGLH, encoded by the coding sequence ATGAGCACCGTCCGGGATCTACAGACCGAGCACGCCCCCGACGAGCAGCTCACCGGCTTTCATCTGCCCGAGTACGGCGTGCGCGGCGCCATTCTGCGCGCCGGCGAGGGCGTGCCGGCGATGGTGGCCCGCGACGGGCATCCGCCTGACGTCCAGCGCCTGCTCGGCGAGCTGCTCGCCGCCGGGCCGCTGATGGCGGCCAATCTCAAGTTCAGGGGCCGCATGGGGCTGCAGATCCAGAACAGTGCCGAGCTGGCGCTGCTGCTGGTACAGACCGAGGACGATCTGCGCACGCGCGGCATGGCCCGGGTGCGCAGCGACACGGGCGGTGCCGGCGACTTCGCGCAGCTGACGCGGGACGGCGTCTTCGGCGTGACGCTGGAGCCGAAATCCGGGCAGAGCTATCAGGCGATGGTGCCGCTGGGCAGCGCCAGCTGCGAGCAGGCGCTGGAGGCCTACTTCGCGCAGAGCGAACAGCTGCCGACGCGCTTCGTGCTGGCCACCGACGGTGAGCGTGTCGCCGGGCTCATGCTGCAGCGTCTTCCAGGAGTGGGCGCCGAGGCCGATGCCGGCTGGGCGCATGTCGAGGCGCTGGTCGACACCTTGGGCGGCGAAGAGCTGATCGCGCAATCGCCCGCCGTCATCCTGAAGCGCCTCTTTCACGCCGAGGATCTGCAGCTGCACGCACCGCGACAGGTGGCCATTGCCTGCTCCTGCAGTCACGCCAAGGTTTCGCGCGTGCTGCTGTCGCTGGGCGAAGACGAAGTGCGCGACATCCTGGCGGAGCAGGGCTCGGTTACGGTGCACTGCGATTTCTGTGGTCAGGGCTACCACTACGACCCGGCGCAGATACAGACGCTCTTCGCCGCCGTGAACGCCAGCGCCACTGACCCGGTGCCCCCCAGCGGCGGGCTGCACTGA
- a CDS encoding PQQ-dependent dehydrogenase, methanol/ethanol family, with protein MLPACSQSDAPHTDDEAAKGTEVAAVDGKRLRAADGESGAWMSHGRTYSEQRYSPLDAINDDNVDRLGLAWSFKLDVDRGVEATPIVVDGVMYTTGPYSIVYALDPVSGELIWKYDPQVPRATGGKACCGVVNRGVAVWQGKVYVGAFDGRLIALDAASGEVVWETNTIVDNGYPNYTITGAPRVVKGKVLIGNGGAELGVRGYVSAYDADTGDLDWRFFTVPGDPSKPVENDILEMARETWHGETYYKQGGGGTVWDSIAYDPELDQLYIGVGNGSPWNIADRSEGKGDNLFLSSIVALDPDTGEYIWHYQTTPGDKWDYTATQHLVQAELSLDGERRKVLMQAPKNGFFYVIDRETGELLSAENYVPVNWAEGIDMDTGRPIFSEAGDYSEKPKLVTPSPFGGHNWQPMSYNPDTGLVYIPAQYASFLYADSEADPIVALNLWNIGLEPLELPEDPDEIDALAEQFHGALLAWDPVKQEAAWKVEHPHLWNGGTLTTAGNLVFQGNAQGEVRAYAADSGELLWKSRANSGVLAGPMTYEIDGEQYVTFMVGWGGAFTLLTGPLASRIDVQPESRVLTYKLDGKGKLPPPRNEPRPVPEPPERDADIGAESLATGKYLYNGVCATCHGVNVESSGVVPDLRYLDAETHEHFAAIVHGARAHQGMPSFGHILGGDNDQIRLVHEYVIKRSHDLVADIEKASSE; from the coding sequence ATGCTGCCCGCCTGCTCACAGTCGGATGCGCCGCACACCGATGACGAAGCCGCCAAGGGCACAGAAGTTGCTGCGGTCGATGGAAAACGCCTGCGAGCCGCCGACGGCGAGTCGGGCGCCTGGATGAGTCACGGTCGCACCTATTCCGAGCAGCGCTATTCGCCGCTGGACGCCATTAACGACGACAACGTCGATAGGCTCGGGCTGGCCTGGAGCTTCAAGCTGGACGTGGATCGCGGGGTGGAAGCCACGCCGATTGTGGTCGACGGCGTGATGTATACCACTGGGCCTTACAGCATCGTCTACGCCCTGGATCCGGTCTCCGGCGAGTTGATCTGGAAGTACGACCCACAGGTGCCGCGAGCGACCGGCGGCAAGGCCTGCTGCGGTGTCGTTAACCGCGGCGTCGCGGTGTGGCAGGGCAAGGTCTACGTCGGGGCCTTCGATGGCCGGCTGATTGCACTCGACGCGGCCAGCGGCGAGGTGGTTTGGGAGACCAATACGATCGTAGACAACGGCTATCCCAACTATACCATTACGGGCGCCCCGCGGGTGGTCAAGGGCAAGGTACTTATCGGCAACGGCGGTGCCGAGCTGGGGGTTCGTGGCTATGTCAGCGCCTACGACGCCGATACGGGCGATCTGGATTGGCGCTTCTTCACGGTGCCGGGCGATCCTTCCAAACCTGTGGAGAACGATATCCTCGAGATGGCCCGGGAGACCTGGCACGGAGAGACCTACTACAAGCAGGGCGGGGGCGGCACGGTCTGGGACTCGATCGCCTATGACCCGGAGTTGGATCAGCTCTATATCGGTGTCGGTAATGGTTCGCCCTGGAACATCGCCGATCGCAGCGAGGGCAAGGGCGACAATCTTTTCCTGTCGTCGATTGTGGCGCTGGATCCCGACACTGGAGAATACATTTGGCATTACCAGACGACGCCGGGCGACAAGTGGGATTACACCGCTACCCAGCACCTTGTCCAGGCAGAGCTGAGCCTGGACGGAGAGCGTCGCAAGGTGCTGATGCAGGCCCCCAAGAATGGTTTTTTCTATGTGATCGACCGCGAGACGGGCGAGCTGCTATCGGCCGAGAACTACGTGCCGGTGAACTGGGCGGAGGGTATCGACATGGATACCGGACGGCCGATCTTTAGCGAAGCCGGGGACTACAGCGAAAAGCCGAAGCTGGTCACTCCCAGTCCTTTTGGCGGCCACAATTGGCAGCCGATGTCATACAACCCGGATACGGGGCTGGTTTATATCCCGGCGCAGTACGCCAGCTTTCTGTACGCGGATTCCGAGGCGGATCCGATCGTCGCTTTGAACCTGTGGAACATTGGCTTGGAGCCGCTCGAGTTGCCGGAGGACCCGGACGAGATCGACGCACTGGCCGAGCAATTCCACGGCGCGCTTTTGGCCTGGGATCCGGTGAAGCAAGAGGCGGCTTGGAAGGTCGAGCACCCGCACCTGTGGAACGGCGGTACGCTGACCACCGCCGGCAATCTGGTATTCCAGGGCAACGCTCAGGGGGAAGTGCGGGCGTACGCCGCTGATAGTGGCGAGCTGCTGTGGAAGTCGCGCGCCAACAGCGGTGTGCTGGCCGGACCCATGACCTATGAGATCGACGGCGAGCAGTACGTGACCTTCATGGTTGGCTGGGGCGGCGCTTTTACGCTCTTGACCGGTCCACTGGCCTCCAGAATCGACGTGCAGCCCGAATCCCGGGTTCTGACCTACAAGCTTGATGGCAAGGGCAAGTTGCCGCCGCCGCGCAACGAGCCGCGGCCGGTACCGGAGCCGCCGGAGCGCGACGCCGACATTGGCGCCGAGTCGCTGGCTACCGGGAAATATCTCTACAACGGGGTCTGCGCCACCTGTCACGGTGTCAATGTGGAGAGCAGCGGGGTGGTGCCGGATCTGCGCTACCTGGACGCGGAGACTCACGAGCACTTCGCGGCGATTGTGCACGGCGCGCGTGCCCACCAAGGCATGCCGTCATTTGGCCACATCCTGGGCGGGGATAATGATCAGATTCGTCTAGTGCACGAGTACGTGATCAAGCGCAGTCACGATCTGGTGGCGGACATCGAGAAGGCGAGCAGCGAATAG